The region TTTTCTACTTCCATAGCGTTATTAGTTCCATGATAAGCTACAAAGCCACCTTGTCCTGTTATTTTATTCAATATTTCACTTTCAGTATATTTTCCGCTAAAACACATTTTAACTAAATCACCTGATGGTACATGTCCACTCCTCTCTGGAGAAAAAGCACCTTCGCCGTCAAGTGCATTGTTAACGTCAATTATTTTACCATATTTATGTCCTCCTACGGATATACCTCCACCCATGTGAGCAACTATAAGATTTAATTCTTCATATTTAGCTTTATTTTCTTTTGAATATCTTTTTGCAACTGCCTTTTGGTTTAGAGCATGAAATATGCTTTTTCTAGGAAGCTCTGGCATTCCAGAATATCTTGCAATGTCGTCCATTTCATCTACAACAACAGGGTCTACTATATAAGCTTCAATATTTAGTTTTTCTGCAATTTTATTTGCAATTATTCCTCCAAGATTAGAAGCATGCTCACCTTGTACCCCTATTTTTAGGTCTTCAAGCATTTTCTTATTAACCTTATATGTTCCTCCTTCTATAGGCTTTAAAAGTCCACCTCTACCAACTACAACATCAATTTCATTGATATCAATATTTTTTTCTTCCAAAATTTTCACTATAACATTTTTTCTAAACTCGAATTGTTCATATATATTTTTATGCTTTTGAAGTTCATTTGAAGAATGCCTTAATGTTTCTGTCATAACTTCCTTCTCATTTTCATATACTGCAATTTTAGTTGAAGTTGAACCTGGATTAATAATTAACAGTTTAAAATTCATAGCAAAATCCTCCGTGTATTTCTCTTAATTACATTCAATTTATTATACTATGAGGATTATAATAATTTCTATAAGTATTTATTTCCAAGGTACATTGCTAATAAGAAGTGTTTTTATATTATGATTAGAATATTTTCATTGGATGCAAATAAAGATGATTTTCCATAGCAGAGCTGCAAAAAATCATCTTTACTGTTTTATATTTTTAATTATTGCTGCAAATTTTTGAATTATTAAACCACGAAAAATAAGATTCCTTTATAACCATCATCTCAGGGCAATTTGGTAAATAAACCAAATATTTAATACCGTATTTAACTATAAGTCCTATAATATCTTTTAAGTCTAAAAATTTAACATTAGTTTCTTCTTTAAATCTAAATGCTTCTTCCTTTTCCCTAAATATTGGTACTGTCTTAATTCCGTCCATAATTTCATATGTCAATGAATTATCATCTGTACAAGGGCACCATGCCCCACCTTTATCCTGAAAATCAATAAGTAAATATTCCCTAAAAAGAAGCTGCATAAGCTTTTTATTTAATATAAGCTGTGATTTTTCATTAATATTTATAATTATACCATCTATGTTTTTTAGCGCTAATGCCTTTTTCAAGATATTTACAGAAGATACTTGGTATATTTTATCACAGGTTGCCTTGCCACTGTAAAAATTCTTAACAGATTTAGTATCTGTAAAAATTAAAGCATATCTGCTTCCGTCCTCTAATTCAATTATCTTTTGTATCTCATCAAAACTTTTTTCACTACTTGGAACATAATAGAACATTGCCTTCTGAGCTAATGCAGGTAACACATAATCTGCTGATCTGTTATTATTACTACATTCCTCCAAAAACAATCTTACATCTTCCTGAGCCATCGTTTTATCACCTCCATAATTAATAGCATTTTTTTAAATTTCATTTTTAATATAGTTAAACTTCATATTATACTTACTATATCGGAGGTTTAAAGAAAATTTTTATAGTTTTTTTAAAAAAATTTTTATTTTAATAATAATTGTCGTTAAAGTTAAAGCCAATATTTCTATACCTCATTACCCTTTTAAATAAAATTATATTAAATTTATTTAAAAATATTGTAATTCTAGCGAAAACATGATATGTTTAAAATACTCGAAACGTGCAGAATAATATGTATTAAGGTAACTTAGCTATTTATATTTAATAAATTTTATAGGTATACTAAAAGCATGCTCCCTTAAATAGCAATTTACTAATTGAACCTATATAGTATGAAGAAACTATGATGGATTTTCTGAAATTGGGCACTTGGAAAATTCTGAGTTAATAGTGCAACCGACCAACTATTGATATTTTTTAAAATATTTATCTATAGTTGGCCTTTTTTTATAATATTAGAAAATAAAACTTACTTAGGTGGCGATATTCAATGAAATTAAAGAAAATAAGAAATCATTTTTTAATAATTAGTAGTACACTGATGACTATTATTTATTTAATTTGGAGAATATTTTTTACTATTCCCATTGGAGATAATATAGTATCTATTTTTTCTGCGTTAGCATTATTAATTGTAGAAATTTTAGGAATGTTCGAAGCGGCAGTACACTATTACCAAATGTCAGAAATATCGTATCCATCAAAACCTAAAGTCAACGAAAATCTATTTCCTGATATAGACATTTTTATTGCTACATATAATGAGCCAAAAAAGTTACTTTATAAAACTATAAACGGCTGTATAAATATGGACTATCCCGATAAAACTAAAGTTCACATTTATTTATGTGACGATGGTAATCGACCCGAATTTAAGAATTTAGCACACTCTATGAAAATAAATTACTTAACCCGTAGTGATAGAAAAGGTTCAAAAGCAGGAAATTTAAATAATGCTCTTGCACACTCAACTTCACCTTTAATTGTAACTTTTGATGCAGATATGATTCCAATGCATGATTTTTTAACTGCTTCTGTACCCTATTTTCTTACATCTGAAAAAGTTGGTTTTGTTCAAACTCCACAAAGCTTTTATAATCCTGATTTATTTCAATATTATCTTTATTCAGAGGGAAGAATTCCAAATGAGCAGGATTATTTTTACAGAGACGTTCAAATTTCTAGAAACAAAAGCAATTCAGTTATATATGGCGGCACAAATACTGTTATTTCACGTAAAGCTTTAGAGGACGCAGGCGGATTTTACACCAAAGCTATAACTGAAGATTTTGCAACTGGTTTAATAATACAAAGCAAGGGTTATAAGTGCTATGCCATTAACGAAATCCATGCTTCAGGTCTTGCCCCTGAGGACTTACCAAGTTTAATTAAGCAGCGTGAGAGATGGTCAAGAGGCTGCATTCAGACTGGTAGAAAATTAAATATATTATTTAGAAAAGGTCTAACTATAGGTCAAAAACTAAGCTATATTTCTGCAATTTCTTACTGGTATTCAGGTATAAAAAGATTGATTTATATTATGTCCCCTATTCTTTTCTCAGTTTTTGGAGTAATTGTTGTAAAGTGTACTCTTACTCAAGTGCTTATTTTTTGGCTCCCAATGTATTTACTAAGCAACGCGGCATTAAAAAAATTATCCAACAATATAAGAACTACAAAATGGACGAATATATATGAAACTATTTTATTTCCATCACTTATTATTCCTGTTTTACTCGAAACCTTAGGTATATCACAGGTTAAATTTGCTGTAACACGAAAAGATGGAGTTCATGATGATAAAAATTATCGATTAAAAAGATCAGTCCCTCATATATTTTTTGCCGTACTTTCCTTAATAGGCATAATAAACTGTACTAAAATGATTTTTGATTCAGGGTCACCTACATACATAGTTGTTTTATTTTGGCTTGTAGTTAATTTTTATAATTTATTAATGTCTATATTTTTTATGCTTGGAAGAAAATCCTTCCGTACATCCGAAAGATTTTTAGCAAAAGAGAAATGTATAATTTCTTATTATGAAAATCAAATTAGTTCTACAACTATAGATATATCTGAAGGAGGACTAGCTGTTATTTTAAATTTTCCTGAATTTATACCTTATGATATTGATGTAAAACTCTCTATACATACTGAAATATACAATTGTGAATTTAAAGCTGTAGTTGTACATGTTCAAAATACAGGTAGGAGTTGGAAATATGCATTTAAAATAACAACTCTAGACGAA is a window of Clostridium pasteurianum DNA encoding:
- the buk gene encoding butyrate kinase, which gives rise to MNFKLLIINPGSTSTKIAVYENEKEVMTETLRHSSNELQKHKNIYEQFEFRKNVIVKILEEKNIDINEIDVVVGRGGLLKPIEGGTYKVNKKMLEDLKIGVQGEHASNLGGIIANKIAEKLNIEAYIVDPVVVDEMDDIARYSGMPELPRKSIFHALNQKAVAKRYSKENKAKYEELNLIVAHMGGGISVGGHKYGKIIDVNNALDGEGAFSPERSGHVPSGDLVKMCFSGKYTESEILNKITGQGGFVAYHGTNNAMEVENAALKGDEEAKKLYDAMAYQVSKDIGAMAAVLDGKVDAIILTGGIAYSKTMTDYLYKKVSFIAPIVVYPGEDEMLALAQGVLRVLEGTEDLKEYK
- a CDS encoding glycosyltransferase, with amino-acid sequence MKLKKIRNHFLIISSTLMTIIYLIWRIFFTIPIGDNIVSIFSALALLIVEILGMFEAAVHYYQMSEISYPSKPKVNENLFPDIDIFIATYNEPKKLLYKTINGCINMDYPDKTKVHIYLCDDGNRPEFKNLAHSMKINYLTRSDRKGSKAGNLNNALAHSTSPLIVTFDADMIPMHDFLTASVPYFLTSEKVGFVQTPQSFYNPDLFQYYLYSEGRIPNEQDYFYRDVQISRNKSNSVIYGGTNTVISRKALEDAGGFYTKAITEDFATGLIIQSKGYKCYAINEIHASGLAPEDLPSLIKQRERWSRGCIQTGRKLNILFRKGLTIGQKLSYISAISYWYSGIKRLIYIMSPILFSVFGVIVVKCTLTQVLIFWLPMYLLSNAALKKLSNNIRTTKWTNIYETILFPSLIIPVLLETLGISQVKFAVTRKDGVHDDKNYRLKRSVPHIFFAVLSLIGIINCTKMIFDSGSPTYIVVLFWLVVNFYNLLMSIFFMLGRKSFRTSERFLAKEKCIISYYENQISSTTIDISEGGLAVILNFPEFIPYDIDVKLSIHTEIYNCEFKAVVVHVQNTGRSWKYAFKITTLDERNHKKLLQIIYDRVHSLPKSLDKSNSIFDDIRVNVLDRNKKPFQFNRKLPRIELNTELLSDESGEVTMTSFNYEYIVLKEICSKRLSSRLTLHISYNKRINCIFEKNINYKRKEKFHSYLYRIEDYKALQKDEEFRQILNQWIINNKEVQYQALNKNRNDDYLNEMDYL